The proteins below come from a single Chryseobacterium nepalense genomic window:
- a CDS encoding cupin-like domain-containing protein, translating into MGINLKPIDIVDDITREEFIEKYLKPRKPVVIKNMARKWPAYQKWTMDYMKEVVGDVEVPLYDSSKADPAAPINASAAKMKFTDYVDLIQREPTDLRIFFFDPIKHAKKLLADYISPKDLMGGFLDKYPSMFFGGKGSVTFLHYDIDMAHIFHTHFNGRKHILLFDYKWKERLYKIPYATYALEDYDIENPDFTKFPALDGVEGIECFLEHGDTLFMPTGWWHWMKYLDGSFSISLRAWDKSWAVKAHSLWNLTVQRKFDDVMKKNFKKKYMDWKEKVAVKRAEIALKRGLPK; encoded by the coding sequence ATGGGAATCAATTTAAAGCCTATTGATATTGTAGATGACATTACAAGAGAAGAGTTCATTGAAAAATATCTTAAGCCCAGAAAACCTGTGGTGATTAAGAATATGGCGAGAAAGTGGCCTGCTTATCAAAAATGGACCATGGATTACATGAAGGAAGTAGTAGGAGATGTAGAGGTTCCGTTATATGACAGCAGCAAGGCTGATCCCGCCGCTCCCATTAACGCATCTGCCGCAAAAATGAAGTTTACAGATTATGTGGATCTTATCCAGAGAGAACCTACAGATCTCAGAATTTTCTTTTTCGATCCTATCAAGCACGCCAAAAAATTACTGGCAGATTATATTTCCCCTAAAGATCTGATGGGCGGTTTCCTGGACAAATATCCCTCCATGTTTTTCGGTGGAAAAGGATCTGTAACATTCCTTCACTATGATATCGATATGGCGCATATTTTCCATACCCATTTCAACGGAAGAAAACATATTCTTCTTTTTGATTACAAGTGGAAAGAAAGGCTTTATAAAATCCCTTATGCTACCTATGCACTTGAAGATTATGATATCGAAAATCCCGATTTTACAAAATTTCCTGCACTGGATGGAGTAGAAGGCATAGAATGTTTCCTTGAACATGGCGACACTTTGTTTATGCCAACCGGATGGTGGCACTGGATGAAGTATCTGGATGGAAGTTTCTCCATTTCCCTGAGAGCATGGGACAAATCCTGGGCTGTGAAAGCACATTCTTTGTGGAATCTTACGGTACAAAGGAAATTTGATGATGTGATGAAGAAAAACTTCAAGAAGAAATACATGGACTGGAAAGAGAAGGTGGCCGTTAAAAGAGCCGAAATCGCCTTGAAAAGAGGATTGCCCAAATAG
- a CDS encoding ADP-ribosylglycohydrolase family protein, which produces MDNKVKAGIFGVCVGDALGVPVEFTSREILKRFPVENMREFGSWNQPKGTWSDDSSLTLCIADELTKSYDLEKIGQSFVKWVNTDIGPLTEDCLISGEQQGTPLLG; this is translated from the coding sequence ATGGACAATAAGGTAAAAGCGGGAATTTTCGGGGTTTGTGTGGGTGATGCGCTTGGTGTTCCGGTGGAATTCACTAGTAGGGAAATTTTAAAAAGATTTCCCGTTGAAAATATGCGGGAATTCGGATCATGGAACCAACCGAAAGGAACATGGAGCGACGACAGTTCATTAACTCTTTGCATTGCAGATGAACTTACAAAAAGTTATGATTTGGAAAAGATCGGACAAAGCTTCGTAAAGTGGGTAAATACGGACATTGGACCGCTCACGGAAGATTGTTTGATATCGGGGGAACAACAAGGCACTCCATTGCTAGGTTAA
- a CDS encoding response regulator transcription factor, whose amino-acid sequence MKKIILIEDETSVVSFIKKGLQESGYEVSVAFDGKTGVQLVRTNDFDLVILDIMLPEMNGLDVCKEIRKTNQHVPILFLTALGTSENIVLGLESGGDDYLVKPFKFIELVARVKSLLRRSTNGNTAEIEEPEAGQEHVYQFSDLILNDYTKKVTRNGEEISLTSTEYKLLLYFLNNPEKVISRAEILDAVWGVNYELGTNVVDVYVNYLRKKLDSQEDNKLIHTVIGMGYVLKKN is encoded by the coding sequence ATGAAAAAGATTATTCTTATTGAAGACGAAACAAGTGTGGTGTCCTTTATCAAAAAAGGACTTCAGGAAAGCGGGTATGAAGTTTCTGTAGCATTTGATGGGAAAACCGGCGTTCAGCTTGTACGGACCAATGATTTTGATCTCGTTATTCTGGATATCATGCTCCCGGAAATGAATGGGCTCGATGTCTGCAAAGAGATCAGAAAAACCAATCAGCATGTTCCAATCTTGTTTCTAACGGCACTCGGAACATCTGAAAATATTGTCCTTGGATTGGAAAGCGGCGGAGATGATTATCTCGTAAAACCATTTAAATTTATTGAATTGGTTGCCCGCGTAAAATCACTTTTAAGGAGAAGTACCAATGGAAATACCGCTGAAATTGAAGAGCCCGAAGCAGGTCAGGAACATGTTTATCAGTTTTCGGATCTAATCCTTAATGATTACACTAAAAAAGTAACAAGAAACGGAGAGGAGATTTCACTTACCTCAACAGAATACAAGCTGCTGCTTTATTTTCTTAATAATCCTGAGAAAGTAATTTCGAGAGCAGAAATTCTTGATGCGGTTTGGGGAGTCAATTACGAACTCGGAACAAACGTTGTTGATGTTTACGTCAATTATCTAAGAAAAAAACTGGATAGCCAAGAAGATAATAAACTCATCCATACCGTTATAGGAATGGGATATGTTTTAAAAAAAAACTAG
- a CDS encoding sensor histidine kinase, with product MFNKVITNQTKTMVLLMLVFTAIILLFSGLVYFSIVNFSHQRFYELLKIRTTTIIQVEKSKDNLDLPENYILNGLNDEELPMERDYVFAVPTDSNFNKISQEIHIPSSFFKNIVRKGEANYNDKEFYYIGQTFRHDNKSYIAIASAKNHYVVYYLGFLKRTLITCIVLSLFFSMIFSFYLSKTLFKPILKITGKVKEISSENLHLRLEPQPDNKELNELVETFNDMLNRIETSFETQNHLIGNVSHELRTPLTSIMGEADVALSISRTNAEYKETLGIILDEAEKLDKKINALLMIAQTGFDGKIQKMDKVRMDQLLWDVIETLRRIDVRNNIFLDISMLPDNPKKLKVQGNEQLLHLAVTNIIQNGCKYSNFQQVKVSLGATDNDVYIIVKDNGIGIPQKEMNKIYDPFFRASNTKNYEGYGIGLPLARNIVRMHHGELIVSSYENQGTTVQLRFPNFYSTLQENERES from the coding sequence ATGTTCAATAAAGTCATTACCAATCAGACCAAAACAATGGTGCTCCTCATGCTGGTTTTTACAGCTATTATTTTGCTGTTCAGTGGGTTGGTGTATTTTTCTATTGTTAATTTTTCTCATCAGCGATTTTACGAACTTTTAAAAATCCGCACCACCACCATCATTCAGGTAGAAAAAAGCAAAGATAATCTGGATCTTCCCGAAAACTATATTCTGAACGGTCTGAATGATGAAGAGCTTCCGATGGAAAGAGACTATGTTTTTGCGGTTCCCACAGATTCTAATTTTAATAAAATTTCACAGGAAATTCATATTCCGTCTTCTTTTTTCAAAAATATCGTCAGAAAAGGGGAAGCAAATTACAATGACAAAGAATTTTATTATATCGGACAGACTTTCCGGCATGATAATAAAAGCTATATTGCGATTGCTTCAGCAAAAAACCATTATGTGGTATATTACCTCGGATTCCTGAAGAGAACATTGATCACCTGTATTGTGCTTTCGTTGTTTTTCAGCATGATTTTTTCTTTTTATTTATCTAAAACATTGTTTAAACCGATCCTGAAAATTACAGGAAAGGTAAAGGAAATCAGTTCCGAAAACCTTCATCTTCGCTTGGAGCCGCAACCGGATAATAAAGAGCTGAACGAGCTGGTGGAAACATTCAATGATATGCTGAACCGTATCGAAACGTCTTTTGAAACCCAGAACCACCTCATCGGAAATGTTTCACATGAATTAAGGACGCCTCTCACTTCCATCATGGGTGAAGCAGATGTGGCGCTTTCGATTTCAAGAACCAATGCTGAGTATAAAGAAACACTCGGAATCATCCTTGATGAAGCCGAAAAACTGGATAAAAAAATTAATGCGCTTCTGATGATCGCACAAACAGGATTTGACGGTAAGATCCAGAAAATGGATAAAGTACGGATGGATCAGCTGCTCTGGGATGTTATCGAAACTTTACGGAGAATTGATGTAAGAAACAATATTTTTCTCGATATAAGCATGCTGCCCGATAATCCTAAAAAGTTAAAGGTTCAGGGGAACGAACAGCTGCTTCATCTTGCAGTTACCAATATTATCCAGAACGGATGTAAATATTCGAATTTCCAGCAGGTAAAAGTATCTCTGGGTGCTACTGATAATGATGTTTATATTATCGTTAAAGATAACGGAATCGGTATTCCGCAGAAAGAGATGAATAAAATCTATGATCCTTTTTTCAGAGCCTCCAATACAAAGAATTATGAAGGGTACGGAATAGGGCTTCCTTTAGCCAGAAACATCGTCAGAATGCATCATGGTGAATTGATTGTAAGTTCCTACGAAAACCAAGGAACAACCGTACAGCTGCGCTTCCCGAATTTTTACAGCACCTTGCAGGAAAATGAAAGGGAAAGCTGA
- a CDS encoding RNA 2'-phosphotransferase — protein sequence MNEKHNKKISKFLSLVLRHQPGIINLNLDENGWADVKELQEKCANNNILFTLDELDEVVETNDKKRFIFNEDKTKIRASQGHSIAVDLALKPQQPPEFLYHGTAQNNLDSILEKGIEKRSRQHVHLSSSKDTAEKVGMRHGKPVLLTIMTGKMHADGILFYLSENKVWLTDFVDPQYIKY from the coding sequence ATGAACGAAAAACATAATAAAAAAATAAGCAAATTCCTAAGTCTGGTATTAAGACATCAACCTGGAATCATTAACCTGAACCTGGATGAAAATGGATGGGCAGATGTAAAAGAACTGCAGGAAAAATGCGCGAATAACAATATCCTTTTTACCCTTGATGAGCTTGATGAAGTGGTAGAAACCAATGATAAGAAACGTTTTATTTTTAATGAGGATAAAACTAAAATAAGAGCGAGCCAGGGACATTCCATTGCTGTTGATCTTGCATTGAAACCTCAGCAGCCACCGGAATTTCTATACCACGGAACGGCGCAAAATAATTTGGATTCTATTTTAGAAAAAGGTATTGAAAAAAGAAGCCGACAGCATGTGCATTTAAGCAGCAGCAAAGATACAGCCGAAAAAGTCGGAATGCGCCACGGAAAGCCTGTTCTTCTTACCATCATGACAGGAAAGATGCATGCAGACGGAATTCTATTTTATCTTTCAGAAAATAAGGTCTGGCTTACCGACTTTGTTGATCCTCAATATATAAAATATTAA
- a CDS encoding ADP-ribosylglycohydrolase family protein: MGKYGHWTAHGRLFDIGGTTRHSIARLIKGENVKFSGNIFEEDNGNGSLMRTLPLAFYLKDEENIEKLYQKVKEVSSITHGHFRSVFACFVYVIFAIELIKGKSKAEAYHHTQKTALELKEIQGFNPKEIQLFDRILKDDISKFPEDSISSGGYVVHSLEASLWCFLNSENYSEAVLKAVNLGEDTDTTGAITGGIAGIYYGFENIPKDWVDMLARKKDIEKLCEKLEEKLNNSNERKT, translated from the coding sequence GTGGGTAAATACGGACATTGGACCGCTCACGGAAGATTGTTTGATATCGGGGGAACAACAAGGCACTCCATTGCTAGGTTAATAAAAGGAGAAAACGTAAAATTTTCGGGAAATATTTTTGAAGAAGATAATGGAAATGGTTCTTTAATGAGAACCCTCCCTTTGGCTTTCTATCTTAAAGACGAAGAAAATATTGAAAAATTGTATCAGAAGGTAAAAGAAGTTTCTTCAATCACGCACGGACATTTTCGTTCGGTGTTTGCCTGTTTCGTTTATGTGATTTTTGCCATTGAATTAATCAAAGGAAAAAGTAAGGCTGAAGCTTATCACCATACACAGAAAACAGCTTTGGAACTTAAAGAAATTCAAGGCTTTAACCCTAAAGAAATCCAACTTTTTGACAGAATTTTGAAAGATGATATTTCAAAATTTCCCGAAGATTCTATCAGTTCAGGTGGTTATGTCGTCCATAGTTTAGAAGCATCATTATGGTGTTTTCTTAATTCTGAAAATTATTCCGAAGCGGTTTTAAAAGCCGTTAATTTAGGCGAAGATACCGACACCACAGGAGCCATCACCGGTGGAATTGCCGGAATTTATTACGGTTTTGAAAATATTCCAAAAGATTGGGTTGATATGTTGGCAAGAAAGAAAGATATTGAAAAGCTCTGCGAAAAATTAGAAGAAAAATTAAATAACAGTAATGAACGAAAAACATAA
- a CDS encoding O-acetyl-ADP-ribose deacetylase, with translation MKIELIKGDITKIEADAIVNAANSSLLGGGGVDGAIHRAGGKQILEECIQIRNQQGKCNTGEAFVTTAGNLPAKYVIHTVGPVWDGDEEKCSKLLANCYKNSLILAESLGVKTIAFPNISTGVYRFPKELAGKIATEEVKNFKSEILEEVIFVCFDEENEEIYRTLLKNITD, from the coding sequence ATGAAAATTGAATTAATAAAAGGCGACATCACCAAAATTGAAGCAGATGCTATCGTAAACGCTGCCAATTCTTCATTATTAGGCGGAGGCGGAGTTGACGGGGCCATTCATCGTGCCGGAGGAAAACAAATTTTAGAAGAATGTATTCAGATCAGAAACCAACAGGGTAAATGCAATACCGGTGAAGCTTTTGTGACCACTGCGGGAAATCTTCCTGCAAAATATGTCATTCATACCGTTGGCCCGGTCTGGGATGGAGATGAGGAAAAATGTTCAAAATTATTGGCAAATTGCTATAAAAATTCTTTGATATTAGCAGAAAGCCTTGGTGTAAAAACCATTGCTTTTCCTAACATCAGTACCGGAGTTTACAGATTTCCAAAGGAACTCGCAGGCAAAATTGCAACTGAGGAGGTAAAAAATTTCAAATCAGAAATTCTGGAAGAAGTAATCTTCGTTTGTTTTGATGAGGAAAATGAGGAAATTTATAGAACATTGTTAAAGAATATTACAGACTAA
- a CDS encoding carboxypeptidase-like regulatory domain-containing protein: protein MKLKITLFVMIFFSVLSFAQKTVSGKITDEDGQAIPSASVTIEEPGKDAILAYAITNSKGEYKVTFTSSESNVDLKVKAFNQRPLTKQISNSDQTANFKMQGEATEIKEVQLKTRMITARGDTISYDLKAFDSKSDRTLADVMKKIPGIEVNTDGTILYQGNAINKFYVNGKDLMEGGYGTINNSLPKDAVQKVEVLENHQPVKILQDKVPSDQAAINIKLKNSVTMTGRGEVGTGFGDPWLWNVKLTPMFFGQKSQWVVNYKTNNMGEQVENEGNILAFGNRFEGRRINASQNDWLNVENASTPNLPVKRYLMNNVHYLSANYLTNIDKKKEWELKANANYTNNAVERESYSRTDYFATTDEPASTVTQNIFNNFYTDKAKGELIFTKNAKKGFFKNTTSFSQFWNADRGIADRTNSLTNSNRHGEEAIESPTTSFQNSLSTIVPWKEKMVNVLSFINYQTDRQTLEVSPASYLEIPGFFTPSGNGVVRQSLRLKTFEANHSANIGFSTKGWTFTPEIGFNFKTTDLVSDLSNIITVPSSDTTPLSAYSNDLTYTTATPYGSVGVNYKNDSWMVYANFPVNSNNIKAEDPLRLVSKTVNKVTFEPNVFAQYTFASFWKASVNANINNNFGEVNTAYSGFLMTSPNGINAMAANNPIPQNNTKSAGTRIEYRNPLNNLFFNVNYRFSDAKRNLISSPIRNNSGYTIMQYIEQENHVLNNGYSTEVGKYFPKFKTNASLSYSNNTSKSDAYQNGFAYTSRNNSQSYGFKFNNTYFSWMSIDYNFNISKTKQVSKSNTPQLNNENSRSGYNHNLGVFFYPIENHTIGFNWDQVNTSALDQKYTNGFFDVSYQFTWAKKKIDFELKWMNIANKKVFETYDINPQSISYTRIQLRPSQVMFTVKFNFK from the coding sequence ATGAAATTGAAAATTACTTTATTCGTCATGATTTTTTTCTCCGTTCTTTCTTTCGCACAGAAAACTGTTTCGGGAAAAATTACGGATGAAGACGGCCAGGCAATTCCCAGCGCCAGTGTTACCATAGAAGAACCGGGCAAAGATGCCATCCTTGCTTATGCAATTACCAATTCCAAGGGAGAGTACAAAGTAACTTTCACCTCTTCGGAGTCTAATGTAGACCTGAAGGTAAAGGCATTCAATCAAAGACCGTTAACAAAGCAGATCAGCAACAGCGATCAGACTGCAAACTTCAAAATGCAGGGCGAGGCTACGGAAATCAAAGAAGTGCAGCTAAAAACAAGGATGATTACGGCAAGAGGTGATACCATCTCCTATGACCTTAAAGCCTTTGACAGTAAAAGCGACAGAACACTTGCTGATGTAATGAAAAAAATTCCGGGCATAGAAGTGAATACGGATGGAACCATCCTTTATCAGGGTAATGCCATCAATAAGTTCTACGTTAACGGAAAAGACCTTATGGAAGGCGGCTACGGAACGATCAACAACTCGCTTCCGAAAGATGCCGTACAAAAAGTTGAAGTCCTTGAAAATCATCAGCCTGTAAAAATCCTTCAGGATAAAGTGCCTTCGGATCAGGCAGCGATCAACATCAAACTTAAAAATTCCGTTACCATGACAGGAAGAGGCGAAGTAGGAACAGGTTTTGGAGATCCGTGGCTCTGGAACGTTAAGCTTACGCCGATGTTCTTCGGACAGAAGAGCCAGTGGGTAGTCAACTACAAGACCAATAATATGGGAGAGCAGGTGGAAAATGAAGGAAATATTCTTGCGTTCGGAAACAGGTTTGAGGGAAGAAGAATTAATGCCTCCCAGAATGACTGGCTGAATGTGGAAAATGCAAGCACGCCTAATCTTCCGGTAAAAAGGTATCTGATGAATAATGTTCATTATTTGTCTGCCAATTATCTTACCAATATTGACAAGAAAAAAGAATGGGAACTGAAAGCCAATGCCAACTACACGAATAATGCAGTGGAAAGAGAATCTTACAGCAGAACAGATTATTTTGCCACAACAGATGAACCTGCGTCTACTGTTACCCAAAATATATTTAATAACTTTTATACCGATAAAGCGAAAGGAGAGCTGATATTTACGAAAAATGCTAAAAAAGGGTTCTTTAAAAATACCACCAGCTTCTCACAATTCTGGAATGCAGATAGAGGAATTGCAGACAGAACAAATTCTTTGACGAATTCTAACAGACATGGTGAGGAAGCTATTGAATCTCCTACAACATCTTTCCAGAATTCATTAAGTACGATTGTTCCATGGAAAGAAAAAATGGTAAATGTTTTATCATTTATTAATTATCAGACAGACAGGCAGACTCTTGAAGTTTCGCCGGCATCCTATCTTGAAATACCTGGCTTTTTTACCCCTTCAGGAAACGGTGTTGTAAGACAGAGCCTGAGACTGAAAACATTTGAAGCCAACCACTCTGCCAATATCGGCTTTTCTACAAAAGGATGGACGTTTACTCCGGAAATAGGATTCAATTTTAAAACAACAGATCTTGTATCTGATCTTTCAAATATAATAACGGTTCCGTCTTCTGATACTACTCCGCTTTCAGCATATAGTAATGACCTTACTTATACCACTGCAACTCCTTACGGAAGTGTTGGGGTGAATTATAAAAATGATTCCTGGATGGTGTATGCCAACTTCCCGGTAAACTCCAATAATATTAAAGCTGAAGATCCTTTAAGATTGGTATCGAAAACCGTAAACAAAGTAACTTTTGAACCCAATGTTTTTGCACAATATACATTTGCATCTTTCTGGAAGGCTTCTGTAAATGCCAATATCAATAATAACTTTGGTGAAGTTAATACCGCTTATTCCGGATTCCTGATGACTTCTCCAAACGGAATTAACGCAATGGCTGCCAATAACCCTATTCCTCAGAATAATACAAAATCTGCAGGAACAAGAATTGAATATAGAAATCCGCTGAACAACTTATTCTTTAACGTGAATTACAGATTTTCGGATGCCAAAAGAAATCTTATTTCGTCTCCGATAAGAAATAATTCGGGTTATACCATCATGCAATACATAGAGCAGGAAAATCATGTACTGAATAACGGATACAGCACTGAAGTTGGTAAATATTTCCCGAAATTTAAAACAAATGCTTCATTAAGCTACAGCAACAATACTTCGAAATCCGACGCTTATCAGAACGGGTTTGCCTATACCAGCAGAAATAATTCTCAGTCTTACGGATTTAAATTCAACAATACCTACTTCAGCTGGATGAGTATTGATTATAATTTTAATATCTCAAAGACAAAACAAGTAAGTAAAAGTAATACACCTCAGCTGAATAATGAAAACTCCAGAAGCGGATATAATCACAACTTAGGTGTTTTCTTCTATCCGATTGAGAATCATACGATAGGATTTAATTGGGATCAGGTGAATACAAGTGCTCTTGATCAAAAATATACTAACGGATTCTTTGATGTTTCCTACCAGTTTACATGGGCTAAAAAGAAAATTGATTTTGAACTGAAGTGGATGAATATAGCCAATAAAAAAGTATTTGAAACTTACGATATCAATCCGCAAAGTATTTCTTACACAAGAATACAGTTGAGGCCAAGCCAGGTAATGTTTACCGTAAAATTCAACTTTAAATAA
- a CDS encoding SIR2 family NAD-dependent protein deacylase, translated as MKKLTILTGAGISAESGIKTFRDGDGLWENHSITDVACPEGWQKDRALVLEFYNQRRRQLHEVEPNEAHRLLAELEQYFDVQIITQNIDDLHERAGSTNILHLHGELFKSCSCNDKTLISEQKSDINIGDKAEDGAQLRPFIVWFGEDVPLMREATKMARESDIFLVIGTSLQVYPAAGLIHDIKDACLLIVINPNETGFGYGQRAVVMKETATQGMKLLFDKLINLA; from the coding sequence ATGAAAAAACTAACCATATTAACCGGTGCCGGAATCAGTGCCGAAAGCGGAATAAAAACCTTCAGAGACGGAGATGGTCTCTGGGAAAATCATAGCATCACAGATGTAGCATGTCCTGAAGGATGGCAAAAAGACAGAGCATTAGTCCTGGAATTTTACAACCAGAGACGCCGGCAGCTTCATGAGGTAGAGCCTAATGAAGCACACCGGTTATTAGCAGAACTGGAACAATATTTCGATGTTCAGATCATAACTCAGAATATTGATGACCTTCACGAAAGAGCAGGTTCCACGAATATTTTACATCTTCACGGCGAGTTATTTAAATCCTGCTCATGCAATGATAAAACCCTAATCTCCGAACAGAAAAGCGACATTAATATTGGTGATAAAGCGGAAGACGGGGCACAATTACGGCCGTTTATCGTTTGGTTCGGGGAAGATGTCCCTCTGATGAGGGAAGCTACAAAAATGGCTAGAGAATCTGATATTTTTCTGGTCATCGGAACTTCGTTACAGGTTTATCCGGCAGCCGGGCTGATTCATGATATTAAAGATGCCTGCCTTTTAATAGTGATTAACCCTAATGAAACCGGTTTTGGGTACGGACAAAGAGCTGTTGTGATGAAAGAGACTGCAACACAGGGCATGAAACTGTTGTTTGATAAATTGATAAATCTTGCCTGA
- a CDS encoding M23 family metallopeptidase: MMNKKGVSAVSGNTSPVVGEKYTYHIAGWYPDTLALERDPSQVTWELFIKRSNGKFGTTHIKKKGIGDFTFGEKALGHTFRLEAYLYKPEGGGLIITPRRDKIPRISKVELFYVDDSRGDTFSFMEKLRARAYTVNLFDEEVVFTLWEDDAKGGGHNKSNAPIATQKTKVDHNGIAATEFLLSKALTQKAMQGETDPQQLEFYITVEYYSHKKHASDNVEINNPFLKGSKPQFKKPPISSVSKAKGSPAEQKPKSKKEERGILENIDDQFRELWDWSESKGTIKKDQRPTIRKPEGRSPVVVSEAKQEKKEDDKCLCKGYDLVWGNKIGCNERKKVVEVAKNLEVDPNWLMTVMALETAKTFSPAIDNGIGYVGLIQFGKDAAETVGTTQERLVKMSFIEQMDYVHKHLMPKKEKYKTLTDLYLAVLYPKACGHGSERDYVVLHGAAYRNNPLFFKEKGEWEYKIIEKSGRKIKKKIPTDPDGNTYVWEVTMVAQQLYTEGLSVKENNFSCGSSQEEEKNNSICPKDCSQCFEYADVWENPEISSDNGGKNNNRYGRSKRGHKGVDILSGPVYKAVHSLMCGIVEAVVTSFKTNQYGYLKLGNVINVKSKDKNGKTIYILYCHLDKVYVKVGDKIQHGQKIALSGSTGNASYSGLPNGVKGHGIDKKNWHCHIEACADGAKAVTFLGKNRLQPEDYMKTKFDNNGNAIK, from the coding sequence ATGATGAATAAAAAAGGCGTTTCGGCAGTTTCCGGAAACACATCTCCTGTAGTGGGAGAAAAATACACCTATCATATTGCAGGTTGGTATCCCGATACATTGGCTTTGGAAAGAGATCCCTCTCAGGTTACCTGGGAACTTTTCATAAAAAGGAGCAATGGGAAATTTGGTACCACGCATATTAAGAAAAAGGGAATCGGTGATTTCACATTTGGTGAAAAAGCGTTAGGACATACTTTCCGTTTAGAAGCTTATCTTTATAAACCTGAGGGAGGTGGATTGATCATCACGCCAAGGCGGGACAAAATACCGCGAATAAGTAAAGTAGAACTGTTTTATGTGGATGATTCCAGAGGCGATACGTTCAGCTTTATGGAGAAATTGCGGGCAAGAGCTTATACAGTGAATCTGTTTGATGAAGAAGTTGTTTTTACCCTTTGGGAGGATGATGCAAAGGGAGGCGGACATAACAAAAGCAATGCGCCCATTGCCACTCAAAAAACAAAAGTAGACCACAACGGCATTGCTGCTACTGAATTTCTCCTGTCGAAAGCTTTAACGCAAAAAGCCATGCAGGGCGAAACAGATCCCCAACAACTAGAATTTTATATAACAGTAGAATACTATTCCCATAAAAAACATGCCTCGGATAATGTGGAAATCAACAATCCATTTCTAAAGGGTTCAAAACCACAATTTAAAAAACCGCCAATATCTTCCGTTTCCAAAGCAAAAGGCTCACCGGCAGAACAAAAACCGAAATCTAAAAAAGAGGAAAGAGGGATTTTGGAAAATATTGATGATCAATTTCGGGAACTTTGGGATTGGAGCGAAAGTAAAGGAACGATAAAAAAAGACCAGCGGCCAACCATTCGGAAACCGGAGGGAAGAAGCCCGGTGGTGGTGAGTGAGGCTAAGCAGGAGAAGAAGGAAGACGATAAATGTCTATGTAAAGGGTACGATTTGGTTTGGGGAAATAAAATTGGTTGTAATGAACGGAAAAAAGTTGTAGAAGTAGCTAAAAACTTAGAAGTTGATCCTAACTGGTTAATGACCGTAATGGCATTAGAGACAGCAAAAACATTTAGTCCTGCTATAGATAACGGAATTGGTTATGTTGGGCTTATCCAATTTGGAAAAGATGCTGCTGAAACAGTTGGAACTACACAAGAAAGATTAGTTAAAATGTCTTTCATAGAACAAATGGATTACGTACATAAACATTTAATGCCAAAAAAAGAAAAATACAAAACTTTAACGGACTTATACTTAGCTGTTTTATACCCGAAAGCATGTGGGCATGGTTCAGAAAGAGATTATGTAGTTTTGCATGGAGCTGCATATCGAAATAATCCTTTATTTTTTAAAGAAAAAGGAGAATGGGAATATAAAATAATTGAGAAAAGTGGAAGAAAAATTAAGAAAAAAATTCCAACAGACCCCGATGGAAATACTTATGTTTGGGAAGTTACAATGGTGGCTCAACAGTTATATACAGAAGGCTTGTCTGTAAAAGAAAATAATTTTAGTTGTGGTAGTAGTCAAGAAGAAGAAAAAAATAATTCAATATGTCCTAAAGATTGTTCACAGTGCTTTGAATATGCAGATGTCTGGGAAAATCCTGAAATAAGTAGTGATAATGGGGGTAAAAATAACAATAGATATGGGAGAAGTAAACGAGGACATAAAGGAGTAGATATTTTAAGTGGTCCTGTATATAAAGCCGTTCATTCTTTAATGTGTGGAATCGTTGAAGCTGTAGTGACATCATTTAAAACAAATCAATATGGATATCTTAAATTGGGTAATGTTATAAATGTAAAGTCGAAAGATAAAAATGGAAAAACTATATATATACTATATTGCCATTTAGATAAAGTATATGTTAAAGTTGGAGATAAAATTCAGCATGGTCAAAAAATCGCATTATCCGGCTCTACAGGCAATGCTTCCTATTCTGGTCTTCCAAATGGAGTAAAAGGACATGGGATTGATAAAAAAAATTGGCATTGCCATATTGAAGCTTGTGCTGATGGTGCAAAAGCAGTTACTTTTTTAGGCAAAAATAGATTACAACCTGAGGATTATATGAAAACTAAATTTGACAATAATGGTAATGCAATTAAATAA